One segment of Manduca sexta isolate Smith_Timp_Sample1 chromosome 27, JHU_Msex_v1.0, whole genome shotgun sequence DNA contains the following:
- the LOC115455784 gene encoding JNK-interacting protein 3 isoform X4: MNFDDSAGSGYVTTETIYGTHEDSHVVMSEKVQSLAGSIYQEFERMIARYDEDVVKTLMPLLVNVLECLDSAYQTNQEHEVELELLREDNEQLVTQYEREKAARKYAEQKLLEAEDHYEGDRKDLTGRLEALDSIVRMLELKHKNSLDHASRLEERENELKKEYAKLHERYTELFKTHMDYMERTKLLLSTASDRGEVRGRLGLNPVGRSSGPISFGFASLESSMNAVEQTESMPGSPVSLSSSPPSPPIGSELAAVRTVERAHQTDPITQQSQATSPVAPPNSNTGKSQTKSEKRSGNTLYQELAFHDTDASIAEGDEGADITGSWVHPGEYASSVNDNYFGMGKEVENLILENNELLATKNALNVVKDDLIVKVDELTGEQEILREEVTNLSAAREKLRERVTQLEEELRHLKETMSNNAGGGDNNEDEADVPMAQRRRFTRVEMARVLMERNQYKERFMELQDAVRWTEMVRASRVDSTMDKKNKQSIWKFFSNLFSTGERPQRPLSTPHLRAVAAPQPPLRQSRTQADFLETQLTDHHHRRHERTEQFRQVRAHVRKEDGRTHAYGWSLPGKTAHKGPSPCTSLSSGSVPVPVPVFCRPIAENEPRMTLLCATGVNLNGGRTPDGGCMIGESVFYAKEDDKTDNNMSLESGQKPISNDTAYEMSKAQSVHSPEVEQINRQLHSTHNVEYTEKNLSSLVWICSSTQTKGVVMIIDANNPSEIIESFSVSDKHILCVTSVPGAVEDDYSEYEERMTGESENKRHSSLFCMSKSESMESQSNGLSSASVSNGESGDKEVAVGTTRLVKATLLSPPSSPVKDSESQASDADVPKESIVNDVEEADNLAPDSPPLSSTPVNKPGVDAFAQEQSNAENRSDVAQERKMSTVMATMWLGTKSGNLYVHSAMGNYSKCLARVKLNDAILAIVSCASRCIVALADGTVAIFARLADGQWDFTQYWLLTLGDPKCSVRCLSAVGCTVWCGYRNKVHVIDPRSRQLLHTLEAHPRQESQVRQMACDGDGVWVSIKMDSALRLYHAHTYKHLRDVDIEPYVSKMLGTGKLGFSLVRITALLISSGRLWIGTSNGVVISVPLSEGSSRDSMGSSIPPTAPRGAVPGHATLTRARSASPTGSIPWCSMAHAQLSFHGHRDAVTFFVAVPGAIISPAQSPVMVPHSPPPMLVISGGEGYIDFRIADSEMEDSVVVAEDGSSSGHSSLAERATKSHLIVWQVATA, encoded by the exons TTATTGGAAGCGGAAGACCACTATGAAGGTGACAGGAAAGACTTAACCGGACGTCTTGAAGCGCTCGACAGCATTGTACGTATGTTGGAACTGAAGCATAAGAACTCATTGGACCACGCCAGCAGGCTGGAAGAGAGGGAGAATGAACTCAAAAAG GAATATGCCAAGCTGCACGAGAGGTACACGGAACTCTTCAAGACCCACATGGATTATATGGAGCGTACGAAATTGCTGCTCAGCACGGCGAGCGATAGGGGCGAAGTACGCGGCAGGCTCGGGCTCAACCCTGTCGGCAGGTCGAGTG GGCCCATATCGTTCGGTTTCGCTTCACTGGAGAGCTCTATGAACGCCGTGGAACAGACGGAGAGCATGCCAGGAAGTCCGGTCAGCCTGTCTTCGTCACCACCGTCGCCTCCCATCGGCTCGGAGCTCGCCGCAGTGAGGACGGTAGAACGGGCGCATCAAACTGACCCCATCACGCAACAAAGTCAG GCTACCTCTCCGGTCGCACCACCTAACTCGAACACGGGCAAGTCACAAACGAAGAGCGAGAAACGAAGCGGCAACACTCTCTATCAAGAATTAGCTTTCCACGACACGGACGCGAGCATCGCCGAAGGTGACGAAGGCGCTGATATAACAG GCAGCTGGGTCCATCCTGGCGAATACGCGTCTTCAG TTAACGATAACTACTTCG GTATGGGTAAAGAAGTGGAAAATCTTATATTAGAAAACAACGAACTGCTGGCCACTAAGAACGCGTTGAATGTGGTCAAAGACGATCTGATAGTGAAGGTGGACGAGCTGACGGGAGAGCAGGAGATCCTTAGGGAGGAAGTCACGAACCTGAGCGCTGCGAGGGAGAAACTACGGGAACGGGTCACGCAGCTGGAGGAGGAACTTAGGCATTTGAAG GAGACGATGAGCAACAACGCCGGAGGGGGCGATAATAACGAAGACGAGGCGGACGTGCCCATGGCGCAGCGCAGGCGGTTCACCAGGGTCGAGATGGCGAGGGTGCTCATGGAGAGGAATCAGTACAAG GAACGTTTCATGGAATTGCAAGATGCTGTCCGTTGGACCGAGATGGTGCGCGCGAGCCGCGTCGACTCCACCATGGACAAGAAAAACAAGCAGAGCATATGGAAGTTTTTCAGCAATCTCTTTAG TACGGGAGAACGTCCGCAGCGCCCTTTATCGACGCCGCATCTGAGGGCGGTGGCGGCGCCCCAGCCACCTCTGAGGCAGTCGCGGACGCAGGCCGACTTCCTCGAGACGCAACTCACCGACCACCACCACCGGCGGCACGAGAGGACCGAACAGTTTCGACAG GTGCGGGCGCATGTACGCAAGGAGGACGGACGCACGCATGCGTACGGCTGGAGCCTGCCGGGCAAGACCGCGCACAAGGGGCCCAGTCCCTGCACCTCGCTCTCCTCGGGCAGTGTACCAGTGCCAGTGCCGGTTTTTTGCCG ACCGATAGCGGAGAACGAGCCCCGGATGACGTTACTCTGCGCGACGGGGGTGAATCTTAATGGCGGCCGCACCCCGGATGGGGGATGCATGATCGGTGAGAGCGTGTTCTATGCCAAGGAGGACGATAAGACAGACAACAACATGTCATTGG AGAGTGGACAGAAGCCAATATCCAACGACACAG CATACGAGATGAGCAAGGCGCAGTCGGTGCACTCCCCCGAGGTAGAACAGATTAACCGTCAACTCCATTCCACTCACAACGTGGAGTATACGGAAAAGAATCTCTCTTCGCTTGTGTGGATTTGTTCCAGCACTCAGACCAAAGGCGTTGTCATG ATCATCGACGCCAACAATCCTTCGGAAATCATAGAGTCGTTCTCAGTGAGTGATAAGCACATACTGTGCGTCACGTCGGTGCCGGGCGCCGTCGAGGACGACTACAGCGAATACGAGGAAAGAATGACCGGAGAGAGCGAGAATAAGCGACATTCG TCGCTGTTCTGCATGAGTAAGAGCGAGTCGATGGAGAGCCAGTCGAACGGACTGTCCAGCGCTTCCGTCAGTAATGGAGAGAGCGGAGACAAGGAGGTCGCCGTCGGCACCACGCGGctg GTGAAAGCGACTCTTCTGAGCCCACCGAGCAGCCCAGTGAAGGATTCCGAGTCGCAGGCGAGTGACGCCGACGTGCCCAAAGAGTCAATCGTGAACGATGTCGAGGAAGCTGACAACCTCGCCCCGGACAGCCCTCCACTTAGCTCTACGCCAGTCAACA AGCCGGGCGTGGATGCGTTTGCGCAGGAACAATCAAACGCTGAGAACCGTAGCGACGTAGCGCAAGAGCGCAAGATGTCCACCGTCATGGCGACTATGTGGCTCGGAACCAAAAGTGGGAATCTGTACGTCCACTCGGCCATGGGCAACTACAGCAAGTGTTTGGCTAG AGTGAAACTCAACGATGCTATCCTGGCGATTGTGTCGTGCGCTTCTCGATGCATCGTGGCACTCGCGGATGGCACCGTCGCCATATTCGCTCGTTTAGCCGACGGTCAATGGGACTTCACGCAGTATTGGTTGCTGACTTTAGGCGACCCGAAATGTTCAG TGCGTTGTCTGAGCGCGGTGGGTTGCACCGTCTGGTGCGGATACCGTAACAAGGTACACGTCATCGATCCTCGCTCGCGACAGTTACTGCACACGTTGGAAGCTCATCCTAGACAAGAGAGCCAGGTCAGGCAGATGGCGTGCGACGGAGACGGTGTCTGG GTATCGATAAAAATGGACTCCGCACTACGACTGTACCATGCGCACACCTATAAACACCTTCGCGATGTGGACATCGAGCCGTACGTCAGTAAGATGTTGGGGACGGGCAAGCTCGGCTTCTCCCTCGTGAGGATCACGGCGCTACTTATCAGCTCCGGCAGGCTGTGGATCGGCACCAGCAACGGAGTGGTAATATCCGTGCCACTGTCTGAAGGTTCCAGCAGGGATTCCATGGGAAGCTCGATCCCGCCCACAGCGCCGCGCGGTGCCGTGCCAG GACACGCGACTCTAACCCGCGCTCGCTCGGCCAGCCCAACCGGCTCCATACCGTGGTGCTCGATGGCGCACGCGCAGCTTAGTTTCCATGGTCATAGAGACGCGGTGACGTTCTTCGTGGCAGTGCCTGGGGCGATTATATCTCCTGCCCAGTCCCCGGTCATGGTGCCTCACTCGCCCCCGCCGATGTTGGTCATATCTGGCGGGGAGGGATACATCGACTTTAGAATAG CCGACTCTGAGATGGAGGACAGCGTGGTGGTGGCCGAGGACGGGTCGTCGAGTGGGCACAGTTCGCTGGCGGAGCGCGCCACCAAGAGCCACCTGATAGTGTGGCAAGTGGCGACCGCCTAA
- the LOC115455784 gene encoding JNK-interacting protein 3 isoform X7, translating into MNFDDSAGSGYVTTETIYGTHEDSHVVMSEKVQSLAGSIYQEFERMIARYDEDVVKTLMPLLVNVLECLDSAYQTNQEHEVELELLREDNEQLVTQYEREKAARKYAEQKLLEAEDHYEGDRKDLTGRLEALDSIVRMLELKHKNSLDHASRLEERENELKKEYAKLHERYTELFKTHMDYMERTKLLLSTASDRGEVRGRLGLNPVGRSSGPISFGFASLESSMNAVEQTESMPGSPVSLSSSPPSPPIGSELAAVRTVERAHQTDPITQQSQATSPVAPPNSNTGKSQTKSEKRSGNTLYQELAFHDTDASIAEGDEGADITGMGKEVENLILENNELLATKNALNVVKDDLIVKVDELTGEQEILREEVTNLSAAREKLRERVTQLEEELRHLKETMSNNAGGGDNNEDEADVPMAQRRRFTRVEMARVLMERNQYKERFMELQDAVRWTEMVRASRVDSTMDKKNKQSIWKFFSNLFSTGERPQRPLSTPHLRAVAAPQPPLRQSRTQADFLETQLTDHHHRRHERTEQFRQVRAHVRKEDGRTHAYGWSLPGKTAHKGPSPCTSLSSGSVPVPVPVFCRPIAENEPRMTLLCATGVNLNGGRTPDGGCMIGESVFYAKEDDKTDNNMSLESGQKPISNDTAYEMSKAQSVHSPEVEQINRQLHSTHNVEYTEKNLSSLVWICSSTQTKGVVMIIDANNPSEIIESFSVSDKHILCVTSVPGAVEDDYSEYEERMTGESENKRHSSLFCMSKSESMESQSNGLSSASVSNGESGDKEVAVGTTRLVKATLLSPPSSPVKDSESQASDADVPKESIVNDVEEADNLAPDSPPLSSTPVNTELHLNSPEPGVDAFAQEQSNAENRSDVAQERKMSTVMATMWLGTKSGNLYVHSAMGNYSKCLARVKLNDAILAIVSCASRCIVALADGTVAIFARLADGQWDFTQYWLLTLGDPKCSVRCLSAVGCTVWCGYRNKVHVIDPRSRQLLHTLEAHPRQESQVRQMACDGDGVWVSIKMDSALRLYHAHTYKHLRDVDIEPYVSKMLGTGKLGFSLVRITALLISSGRLWIGTSNGVVISVPLSEGSSRDSMGSSIPPTAPRGAVPGHATLTRARSASPTGSIPWCSMAHAQLSFHGHRDAVTFFVAVPGAIISPAQSPVMVPHSPPPMLVISGGEGYIDFRIADSEMEDSVVVAEDGSSSGHSSLAERATKSHLIVWQVATA; encoded by the exons TTATTGGAAGCGGAAGACCACTATGAAGGTGACAGGAAAGACTTAACCGGACGTCTTGAAGCGCTCGACAGCATTGTACGTATGTTGGAACTGAAGCATAAGAACTCATTGGACCACGCCAGCAGGCTGGAAGAGAGGGAGAATGAACTCAAAAAG GAATATGCCAAGCTGCACGAGAGGTACACGGAACTCTTCAAGACCCACATGGATTATATGGAGCGTACGAAATTGCTGCTCAGCACGGCGAGCGATAGGGGCGAAGTACGCGGCAGGCTCGGGCTCAACCCTGTCGGCAGGTCGAGTG GGCCCATATCGTTCGGTTTCGCTTCACTGGAGAGCTCTATGAACGCCGTGGAACAGACGGAGAGCATGCCAGGAAGTCCGGTCAGCCTGTCTTCGTCACCACCGTCGCCTCCCATCGGCTCGGAGCTCGCCGCAGTGAGGACGGTAGAACGGGCGCATCAAACTGACCCCATCACGCAACAAAGTCAG GCTACCTCTCCGGTCGCACCACCTAACTCGAACACGGGCAAGTCACAAACGAAGAGCGAGAAACGAAGCGGCAACACTCTCTATCAAGAATTAGCTTTCCACGACACGGACGCGAGCATCGCCGAAGGTGACGAAGGCGCTGATATAACAG GTATGGGTAAAGAAGTGGAAAATCTTATATTAGAAAACAACGAACTGCTGGCCACTAAGAACGCGTTGAATGTGGTCAAAGACGATCTGATAGTGAAGGTGGACGAGCTGACGGGAGAGCAGGAGATCCTTAGGGAGGAAGTCACGAACCTGAGCGCTGCGAGGGAGAAACTACGGGAACGGGTCACGCAGCTGGAGGAGGAACTTAGGCATTTGAAG GAGACGATGAGCAACAACGCCGGAGGGGGCGATAATAACGAAGACGAGGCGGACGTGCCCATGGCGCAGCGCAGGCGGTTCACCAGGGTCGAGATGGCGAGGGTGCTCATGGAGAGGAATCAGTACAAG GAACGTTTCATGGAATTGCAAGATGCTGTCCGTTGGACCGAGATGGTGCGCGCGAGCCGCGTCGACTCCACCATGGACAAGAAAAACAAGCAGAGCATATGGAAGTTTTTCAGCAATCTCTTTAG TACGGGAGAACGTCCGCAGCGCCCTTTATCGACGCCGCATCTGAGGGCGGTGGCGGCGCCCCAGCCACCTCTGAGGCAGTCGCGGACGCAGGCCGACTTCCTCGAGACGCAACTCACCGACCACCACCACCGGCGGCACGAGAGGACCGAACAGTTTCGACAG GTGCGGGCGCATGTACGCAAGGAGGACGGACGCACGCATGCGTACGGCTGGAGCCTGCCGGGCAAGACCGCGCACAAGGGGCCCAGTCCCTGCACCTCGCTCTCCTCGGGCAGTGTACCAGTGCCAGTGCCGGTTTTTTGCCG ACCGATAGCGGAGAACGAGCCCCGGATGACGTTACTCTGCGCGACGGGGGTGAATCTTAATGGCGGCCGCACCCCGGATGGGGGATGCATGATCGGTGAGAGCGTGTTCTATGCCAAGGAGGACGATAAGACAGACAACAACATGTCATTGG AGAGTGGACAGAAGCCAATATCCAACGACACAG CATACGAGATGAGCAAGGCGCAGTCGGTGCACTCCCCCGAGGTAGAACAGATTAACCGTCAACTCCATTCCACTCACAACGTGGAGTATACGGAAAAGAATCTCTCTTCGCTTGTGTGGATTTGTTCCAGCACTCAGACCAAAGGCGTTGTCATG ATCATCGACGCCAACAATCCTTCGGAAATCATAGAGTCGTTCTCAGTGAGTGATAAGCACATACTGTGCGTCACGTCGGTGCCGGGCGCCGTCGAGGACGACTACAGCGAATACGAGGAAAGAATGACCGGAGAGAGCGAGAATAAGCGACATTCG TCGCTGTTCTGCATGAGTAAGAGCGAGTCGATGGAGAGCCAGTCGAACGGACTGTCCAGCGCTTCCGTCAGTAATGGAGAGAGCGGAGACAAGGAGGTCGCCGTCGGCACCACGCGGctg GTGAAAGCGACTCTTCTGAGCCCACCGAGCAGCCCAGTGAAGGATTCCGAGTCGCAGGCGAGTGACGCCGACGTGCCCAAAGAGTCAATCGTGAACGATGTCGAGGAAGCTGACAACCTCGCCCCGGACAGCCCTCCACTTAGCTCTACGCCAGTCAACA CAGAACTACATCTCAACTCGCCAGAGCCGGGCGTGGATGCGTTTGCGCAGGAACAATCAAACGCTGAGAACCGTAGCGACGTAGCGCAAGAGCGCAAGATGTCCACCGTCATGGCGACTATGTGGCTCGGAACCAAAAGTGGGAATCTGTACGTCCACTCGGCCATGGGCAACTACAGCAAGTGTTTGGCTAG AGTGAAACTCAACGATGCTATCCTGGCGATTGTGTCGTGCGCTTCTCGATGCATCGTGGCACTCGCGGATGGCACCGTCGCCATATTCGCTCGTTTAGCCGACGGTCAATGGGACTTCACGCAGTATTGGTTGCTGACTTTAGGCGACCCGAAATGTTCAG TGCGTTGTCTGAGCGCGGTGGGTTGCACCGTCTGGTGCGGATACCGTAACAAGGTACACGTCATCGATCCTCGCTCGCGACAGTTACTGCACACGTTGGAAGCTCATCCTAGACAAGAGAGCCAGGTCAGGCAGATGGCGTGCGACGGAGACGGTGTCTGG GTATCGATAAAAATGGACTCCGCACTACGACTGTACCATGCGCACACCTATAAACACCTTCGCGATGTGGACATCGAGCCGTACGTCAGTAAGATGTTGGGGACGGGCAAGCTCGGCTTCTCCCTCGTGAGGATCACGGCGCTACTTATCAGCTCCGGCAGGCTGTGGATCGGCACCAGCAACGGAGTGGTAATATCCGTGCCACTGTCTGAAGGTTCCAGCAGGGATTCCATGGGAAGCTCGATCCCGCCCACAGCGCCGCGCGGTGCCGTGCCAG GACACGCGACTCTAACCCGCGCTCGCTCGGCCAGCCCAACCGGCTCCATACCGTGGTGCTCGATGGCGCACGCGCAGCTTAGTTTCCATGGTCATAGAGACGCGGTGACGTTCTTCGTGGCAGTGCCTGGGGCGATTATATCTCCTGCCCAGTCCCCGGTCATGGTGCCTCACTCGCCCCCGCCGATGTTGGTCATATCTGGCGGGGAGGGATACATCGACTTTAGAATAG CCGACTCTGAGATGGAGGACAGCGTGGTGGTGGCCGAGGACGGGTCGTCGAGTGGGCACAGTTCGCTGGCGGAGCGCGCCACCAAGAGCCACCTGATAGTGTGGCAAGTGGCGACCGCCTAA
- the LOC115455784 gene encoding JNK-interacting protein 3 isoform X2, translated as MNFDDSAGSGYVTTETIYGTHEDSHVVMSEKVQSLAGSIYQEFERMIARYDEDVVKTLMPLLVNVLECLDSAYQTNQEHEVELELLREDNEQLVTQYEREKAARKYAEQKLLEAEDHYEGDRKDLTGRLEALDSIVRMLELKHKNSLDHASRLEERENELKKEYAKLHERYTELFKTHMDYMERTKLLLSTASDRGEVRGRLGLNPVGRSSGPISFGFASLESSMNAVEQTESMPGSPVSLSSSPPSPPIGSELAAVRTVERAHQTDPITQQSQATSPVAPPNSNTGKSQTKSEKRSGNTLYQELAFHDTDASIAEGDEGADITGSWVHPGEYASSVNDNYFGMGKEVENLILENNELLATKNALNVVKDDLIVKVDELTGEQEILREEVTNLSAAREKLRERVTQLEEELRHLKETMSNNAGGGDNNEDEADVPMAQRRRFTRVEMARVLMERNQYKERFMELQDAVRWTEMVRASRVDSTMDKKNKQSIWKFFSNLFSTGERPQRPLSTPHLRAVAAPQPPLRQSRTQADFLETQLTDHHHRRHERTEQFRQVRAHVRKEDGRTHAYGWSLPGKTAHKGPSPCTSLSSGSVPVPVPVFCRPIAENEPRMTLLCATGVNLNGGRTPDGGCMIGESVFYAKEDDKTDNNMSLESGQKPISNDTAYEMSKAQSVHSPEVEQINRQLHSTHNVEYTEKNLSSLVWICSSTQTKGVVMIIDANNPSEIIESFSVSDKHILCVTSVPGAVEDDYSEYEERMTGESENKRHSSLFCMSKSESMESQSNGLSSASVSNGESGDKEVAVGTTRLVKATLLSPPSSPVKDSESQASDADVPKESIVNDVEEADNLAPDSPPLSSTPVNKLHLNSPEPGVDAFAQEQSNAENRSDVAQERKMSTVMATMWLGTKSGNLYVHSAMGNYSKCLARVKLNDAILAIVSCASRCIVALADGTVAIFARLADGQWDFTQYWLLTLGDPKCSVRCLSAVGCTVWCGYRNKVHVIDPRSRQLLHTLEAHPRQESQVRQMACDGDGVWVSIKMDSALRLYHAHTYKHLRDVDIEPYVSKMLGTGKLGFSLVRITALLISSGRLWIGTSNGVVISVPLSEGSSRDSMGSSIPPTAPRGAVPGHATLTRARSASPTGSIPWCSMAHAQLSFHGHRDAVTFFVAVPGAIISPAQSPVMVPHSPPPMLVISGGEGYIDFRIADSEMEDSVVVAEDGSSSGHSSLAERATKSHLIVWQVATA; from the exons TTATTGGAAGCGGAAGACCACTATGAAGGTGACAGGAAAGACTTAACCGGACGTCTTGAAGCGCTCGACAGCATTGTACGTATGTTGGAACTGAAGCATAAGAACTCATTGGACCACGCCAGCAGGCTGGAAGAGAGGGAGAATGAACTCAAAAAG GAATATGCCAAGCTGCACGAGAGGTACACGGAACTCTTCAAGACCCACATGGATTATATGGAGCGTACGAAATTGCTGCTCAGCACGGCGAGCGATAGGGGCGAAGTACGCGGCAGGCTCGGGCTCAACCCTGTCGGCAGGTCGAGTG GGCCCATATCGTTCGGTTTCGCTTCACTGGAGAGCTCTATGAACGCCGTGGAACAGACGGAGAGCATGCCAGGAAGTCCGGTCAGCCTGTCTTCGTCACCACCGTCGCCTCCCATCGGCTCGGAGCTCGCCGCAGTGAGGACGGTAGAACGGGCGCATCAAACTGACCCCATCACGCAACAAAGTCAG GCTACCTCTCCGGTCGCACCACCTAACTCGAACACGGGCAAGTCACAAACGAAGAGCGAGAAACGAAGCGGCAACACTCTCTATCAAGAATTAGCTTTCCACGACACGGACGCGAGCATCGCCGAAGGTGACGAAGGCGCTGATATAACAG GCAGCTGGGTCCATCCTGGCGAATACGCGTCTTCAG TTAACGATAACTACTTCG GTATGGGTAAAGAAGTGGAAAATCTTATATTAGAAAACAACGAACTGCTGGCCACTAAGAACGCGTTGAATGTGGTCAAAGACGATCTGATAGTGAAGGTGGACGAGCTGACGGGAGAGCAGGAGATCCTTAGGGAGGAAGTCACGAACCTGAGCGCTGCGAGGGAGAAACTACGGGAACGGGTCACGCAGCTGGAGGAGGAACTTAGGCATTTGAAG GAGACGATGAGCAACAACGCCGGAGGGGGCGATAATAACGAAGACGAGGCGGACGTGCCCATGGCGCAGCGCAGGCGGTTCACCAGGGTCGAGATGGCGAGGGTGCTCATGGAGAGGAATCAGTACAAG GAACGTTTCATGGAATTGCAAGATGCTGTCCGTTGGACCGAGATGGTGCGCGCGAGCCGCGTCGACTCCACCATGGACAAGAAAAACAAGCAGAGCATATGGAAGTTTTTCAGCAATCTCTTTAG TACGGGAGAACGTCCGCAGCGCCCTTTATCGACGCCGCATCTGAGGGCGGTGGCGGCGCCCCAGCCACCTCTGAGGCAGTCGCGGACGCAGGCCGACTTCCTCGAGACGCAACTCACCGACCACCACCACCGGCGGCACGAGAGGACCGAACAGTTTCGACAG GTGCGGGCGCATGTACGCAAGGAGGACGGACGCACGCATGCGTACGGCTGGAGCCTGCCGGGCAAGACCGCGCACAAGGGGCCCAGTCCCTGCACCTCGCTCTCCTCGGGCAGTGTACCAGTGCCAGTGCCGGTTTTTTGCCG ACCGATAGCGGAGAACGAGCCCCGGATGACGTTACTCTGCGCGACGGGGGTGAATCTTAATGGCGGCCGCACCCCGGATGGGGGATGCATGATCGGTGAGAGCGTGTTCTATGCCAAGGAGGACGATAAGACAGACAACAACATGTCATTGG AGAGTGGACAGAAGCCAATATCCAACGACACAG CATACGAGATGAGCAAGGCGCAGTCGGTGCACTCCCCCGAGGTAGAACAGATTAACCGTCAACTCCATTCCACTCACAACGTGGAGTATACGGAAAAGAATCTCTCTTCGCTTGTGTGGATTTGTTCCAGCACTCAGACCAAAGGCGTTGTCATG ATCATCGACGCCAACAATCCTTCGGAAATCATAGAGTCGTTCTCAGTGAGTGATAAGCACATACTGTGCGTCACGTCGGTGCCGGGCGCCGTCGAGGACGACTACAGCGAATACGAGGAAAGAATGACCGGAGAGAGCGAGAATAAGCGACATTCG TCGCTGTTCTGCATGAGTAAGAGCGAGTCGATGGAGAGCCAGTCGAACGGACTGTCCAGCGCTTCCGTCAGTAATGGAGAGAGCGGAGACAAGGAGGTCGCCGTCGGCACCACGCGGctg GTGAAAGCGACTCTTCTGAGCCCACCGAGCAGCCCAGTGAAGGATTCCGAGTCGCAGGCGAGTGACGCCGACGTGCCCAAAGAGTCAATCGTGAACGATGTCGAGGAAGCTGACAACCTCGCCCCGGACAGCCCTCCACTTAGCTCTACGCCAGTCAACA AACTACATCTCAACTCGCCAGAGCCGGGCGTGGATGCGTTTGCGCAGGAACAATCAAACGCTGAGAACCGTAGCGACGTAGCGCAAGAGCGCAAGATGTCCACCGTCATGGCGACTATGTGGCTCGGAACCAAAAGTGGGAATCTGTACGTCCACTCGGCCATGGGCAACTACAGCAAGTGTTTGGCTAG AGTGAAACTCAACGATGCTATCCTGGCGATTGTGTCGTGCGCTTCTCGATGCATCGTGGCACTCGCGGATGGCACCGTCGCCATATTCGCTCGTTTAGCCGACGGTCAATGGGACTTCACGCAGTATTGGTTGCTGACTTTAGGCGACCCGAAATGTTCAG TGCGTTGTCTGAGCGCGGTGGGTTGCACCGTCTGGTGCGGATACCGTAACAAGGTACACGTCATCGATCCTCGCTCGCGACAGTTACTGCACACGTTGGAAGCTCATCCTAGACAAGAGAGCCAGGTCAGGCAGATGGCGTGCGACGGAGACGGTGTCTGG GTATCGATAAAAATGGACTCCGCACTACGACTGTACCATGCGCACACCTATAAACACCTTCGCGATGTGGACATCGAGCCGTACGTCAGTAAGATGTTGGGGACGGGCAAGCTCGGCTTCTCCCTCGTGAGGATCACGGCGCTACTTATCAGCTCCGGCAGGCTGTGGATCGGCACCAGCAACGGAGTGGTAATATCCGTGCCACTGTCTGAAGGTTCCAGCAGGGATTCCATGGGAAGCTCGATCCCGCCCACAGCGCCGCGCGGTGCCGTGCCAG GACACGCGACTCTAACCCGCGCTCGCTCGGCCAGCCCAACCGGCTCCATACCGTGGTGCTCGATGGCGCACGCGCAGCTTAGTTTCCATGGTCATAGAGACGCGGTGACGTTCTTCGTGGCAGTGCCTGGGGCGATTATATCTCCTGCCCAGTCCCCGGTCATGGTGCCTCACTCGCCCCCGCCGATGTTGGTCATATCTGGCGGGGAGGGATACATCGACTTTAGAATAG CCGACTCTGAGATGGAGGACAGCGTGGTGGTGGCCGAGGACGGGTCGTCGAGTGGGCACAGTTCGCTGGCGGAGCGCGCCACCAAGAGCCACCTGATAGTGTGGCAAGTGGCGACCGCCTAA